The Camelina sativa cultivar DH55 chromosome 14, Cs, whole genome shotgun sequence genome includes a window with the following:
- the LOC109128857 gene encoding defensin-like protein 275: MAFSKFQLGTFLIINSLLVTCQSKILNTKQIGHEECVYRGQCQFSRECKSRCGPPEFSHETIGLCMLNYHDNKYRCCCTSNN; this comes from the exons ATGGCTTTCTCAAAGTTTCAACTTGGAACCTTTCTCATCATAAATTCTCTCCTCGTTACTTGCCAGTCAAAGA TATTGAATACAAAACAAATCGGACATGAAGAGTGTGTTTACAGAGGTCAATGCCAATTCAGCAGAGAATGTAAGAGTCGATGTGGACCGCCTGAATTCTCACATGAAACTATTGGTTTATGCATGCTCAATTATCATGACAACAAATATCGTTGTTGTTGTACTTCAAATAACTAA